In a genomic window of Panthera tigris isolate Pti1 chromosome D4, P.tigris_Pti1_mat1.1, whole genome shotgun sequence:
- the ST6GALNAC6 gene encoding alpha-N-acetylgalactosaminide alpha-2,6-sialyltransferase 6 isoform X4 yields MSSSKEQRSAVFVILFALITILILYSSNSANEVFHYGSLRGRTRRPVNLKTWSISDGYVPILGNKTLPSRCHQCVIVTSSSHLLGTKLGPEIERAECTIRMNDAPTTGYSADVGNKTTFRVVAHSSVFRVLRRPQEFVNRTPETAFIFWGPPNKMQKPQGSLVRVIQRAGLVFPNMEAYAVSPGRMRQFDDLFRGETGKDREKSHSWLSTGWFTMVIAVELCDHVHVYGMVPPDYCSGPVCNACPTTTMSPRDRMSVSPTSRMSTAARATTTASSRRRGSSHPGPSCMESLSPTPRGPRPPCLWTPPKDTGEASLLPATQPRAVSWPIKAGRSVFWPIRALSGVVSSGQPRPGGIS; encoded by the exons ATGAGTAGCAGCAAA gaGCAGCGGTCAGCAGTGTTCGTGATCCTCTTTGCCCTCATCACCATCCTCATCCTCTACAGCTCCAACAGTGCCAATGAGGTCTTCCATTACGGCTCCCTGCGAGGCCGCACCCGCAGGCCTGTCAACCTCAAGACATGGAGCATCAGCGACGGCTACGTCCCAATTCTTGGCAACAAG ACGCTGCCCTCCCGGTGCCACCAGTGTGTGATTGTCACCAGCTCTAGCCACCTGCTGGGAACCAAGCTGGGCCCTGAGATCGAGCGAGCCGAGTGCACAATCCGCATGAACGACGCGCCCACCACAGGCTATTCAGCCGACGTAGGCAACAAGACCACATTCCGTGTGGTAGCCCATTCCAGCGTATTCCGTGTGCTGCGGAGGCCCCAGGAATTCGTCAACCGGACCCCCGAAACTGCGTTCATCTTTTGGGGCCCCCCAAACAAGATGCAGAAGCCCCAGGGCAGCCTTGTGCGTGTCATCCAGCGGGCAGGCCTGGTGTTCCCCAACATGGAGGCCTATGCCGTCTCTCCCGGCCGCATGCGCCAATTTGACGACCTCTTCCGGGGTGAGACGGGCAAGGACAG GGAAAAGTCCCATTCGTGGTTGAGCACCGGCTGGTTCACCATGGTGATTGCAGTGGAGCTGTGTGACCACGTGCACGTCTATGGCATGGTCCCCCCTGACTACTGCAg CGGCCCCGTCTGCAACGCATGCCCTACCACTACTATGAGCCCAAGGGACCGGATGAGTGTGTCACCTACATCCAGAATGAGCACAGCCGCAAGGGCAACCACCACCGCTTCATCACGGAGAAGAGGGTCTTCTCATCCTGGGCCCAGCTGTATGGAATCACTTTCTCCCACCCCTCGTGGACCTAGGCCGCCCTGCCTGTGGACCCCTCCTAAGGACACAGGAGAGGCCTCTCTCCTGCCAGCCACTCAACCAAGGGCCGTCTCCTGGCCAATCAAGGCTGGTCGGAGCGTCTTCTGGCCAATCAGGGCCTTGTCGGGGGTAGTATCCTCTGGCCAGCCAAGGCCCGGGGGTATCTCTTGA
- the ST6GALNAC6 gene encoding alpha-N-acetylgalactosaminide alpha-2,6-sialyltransferase 6 isoform X3: MCDPTSLPPGPPAGRRPLPLSRRRREMSSSKEQRSAVFVILFALITILILYSSNSANEVFHYGSLRGRTRRPVNLKTWSISDGYVPILGNKTLPSRCHQCVIVTSSSHLLGTKLGPEIERAECTIRMNDAPTTGYSADVGNKTTFRVVAHSSVFRVLRRPQEFVNRTPETAFIFWGPPNKMQKPQGSLVRVIQRAGLVFPNMEAYAVSPGRMRQFDDLFRGETGKDREKSHSWLSTGWFTMVIAVELCDHVHVYGMVPPDYCSGPVCNACPTTTMSPRDRMSVSPTSRMSTAARATTTASSRRRGSSHPGPSCMESLSPTPRGPRPPCLWTPPKDTGEASLLPATQPRAVSWPIKAGRSVFWPIRALSGVVSSGQPRPGGIS, translated from the exons AT GTGTGACCCCACATCCCTGCCCCCTGGGCCACCTGCAGGACGCcggcccctgcccctcagcagACGCCGGAGAGAGATGAGTAGCAGCAAA gaGCAGCGGTCAGCAGTGTTCGTGATCCTCTTTGCCCTCATCACCATCCTCATCCTCTACAGCTCCAACAGTGCCAATGAGGTCTTCCATTACGGCTCCCTGCGAGGCCGCACCCGCAGGCCTGTCAACCTCAAGACATGGAGCATCAGCGACGGCTACGTCCCAATTCTTGGCAACAAG ACGCTGCCCTCCCGGTGCCACCAGTGTGTGATTGTCACCAGCTCTAGCCACCTGCTGGGAACCAAGCTGGGCCCTGAGATCGAGCGAGCCGAGTGCACAATCCGCATGAACGACGCGCCCACCACAGGCTATTCAGCCGACGTAGGCAACAAGACCACATTCCGTGTGGTAGCCCATTCCAGCGTATTCCGTGTGCTGCGGAGGCCCCAGGAATTCGTCAACCGGACCCCCGAAACTGCGTTCATCTTTTGGGGCCCCCCAAACAAGATGCAGAAGCCCCAGGGCAGCCTTGTGCGTGTCATCCAGCGGGCAGGCCTGGTGTTCCCCAACATGGAGGCCTATGCCGTCTCTCCCGGCCGCATGCGCCAATTTGACGACCTCTTCCGGGGTGAGACGGGCAAGGACAG GGAAAAGTCCCATTCGTGGTTGAGCACCGGCTGGTTCACCATGGTGATTGCAGTGGAGCTGTGTGACCACGTGCACGTCTATGGCATGGTCCCCCCTGACTACTGCAg CGGCCCCGTCTGCAACGCATGCCCTACCACTACTATGAGCCCAAGGGACCGGATGAGTGTGTCACCTACATCCAGAATGAGCACAGCCGCAAGGGCAACCACCACCGCTTCATCACGGAGAAGAGGGTCTTCTCATCCTGGGCCCAGCTGTATGGAATCACTTTCTCCCACCCCTCGTGGACCTAGGCCGCCCTGCCTGTGGACCCCTCCTAAGGACACAGGAGAGGCCTCTCTCCTGCCAGCCACTCAACCAAGGGCCGTCTCCTGGCCAATCAAGGCTGGTCGGAGCGTCTTCTGGCCAATCAGGGCCTTGTCGGGGGTAGTATCCTCTGGCCAGCCAAGGCCCGGGGGTATCTCTTGA
- the ST6GALNAC6 gene encoding alpha-N-acetylgalactosaminide alpha-2,6-sialyltransferase 6 isoform X1 — protein sequence MACPRPLSQCDPTSLPPGPPAGRRPLPLSRRRREMSSSKEQRSAVFVILFALITILILYSSNSANEVFHYGSLRGRTRRPVNLKTWSISDGYVPILGNKTLPSRCHQCVIVTSSSHLLGTKLGPEIERAECTIRMNDAPTTGYSADVGNKTTFRVVAHSSVFRVLRRPQEFVNRTPETAFIFWGPPNKMQKPQGSLVRVIQRAGLVFPNMEAYAVSPGRMRQFDDLFRGETGKDREKSHSWLSTGWFTMVIAVELCDHVHVYGMVPPDYCSGPVCNACPTTTMSPRDRMSVSPTSRMSTAARATTTASSRRRGSSHPGPSCMESLSPTPRGPRPPCLWTPPKDTGEASLLPATQPRAVSWPIKAGRSVFWPIRALSGVVSSGQPRPGGIS from the exons atGGCTTGCCCGAGGCCCCTCAGCCA GTGTGACCCCACATCCCTGCCCCCTGGGCCACCTGCAGGACGCcggcccctgcccctcagcagACGCCGGAGAGAGATGAGTAGCAGCAAA gaGCAGCGGTCAGCAGTGTTCGTGATCCTCTTTGCCCTCATCACCATCCTCATCCTCTACAGCTCCAACAGTGCCAATGAGGTCTTCCATTACGGCTCCCTGCGAGGCCGCACCCGCAGGCCTGTCAACCTCAAGACATGGAGCATCAGCGACGGCTACGTCCCAATTCTTGGCAACAAG ACGCTGCCCTCCCGGTGCCACCAGTGTGTGATTGTCACCAGCTCTAGCCACCTGCTGGGAACCAAGCTGGGCCCTGAGATCGAGCGAGCCGAGTGCACAATCCGCATGAACGACGCGCCCACCACAGGCTATTCAGCCGACGTAGGCAACAAGACCACATTCCGTGTGGTAGCCCATTCCAGCGTATTCCGTGTGCTGCGGAGGCCCCAGGAATTCGTCAACCGGACCCCCGAAACTGCGTTCATCTTTTGGGGCCCCCCAAACAAGATGCAGAAGCCCCAGGGCAGCCTTGTGCGTGTCATCCAGCGGGCAGGCCTGGTGTTCCCCAACATGGAGGCCTATGCCGTCTCTCCCGGCCGCATGCGCCAATTTGACGACCTCTTCCGGGGTGAGACGGGCAAGGACAG GGAAAAGTCCCATTCGTGGTTGAGCACCGGCTGGTTCACCATGGTGATTGCAGTGGAGCTGTGTGACCACGTGCACGTCTATGGCATGGTCCCCCCTGACTACTGCAg CGGCCCCGTCTGCAACGCATGCCCTACCACTACTATGAGCCCAAGGGACCGGATGAGTGTGTCACCTACATCCAGAATGAGCACAGCCGCAAGGGCAACCACCACCGCTTCATCACGGAGAAGAGGGTCTTCTCATCCTGGGCCCAGCTGTATGGAATCACTTTCTCCCACCCCTCGTGGACCTAGGCCGCCCTGCCTGTGGACCCCTCCTAAGGACACAGGAGAGGCCTCTCTCCTGCCAGCCACTCAACCAAGGGCCGTCTCCTGGCCAATCAAGGCTGGTCGGAGCGTCTTCTGGCCAATCAGGGCCTTGTCGGGGGTAGTATCCTCTGGCCAGCCAAGGCCCGGGGGTATCTCTTGA
- the ST6GALNAC6 gene encoding alpha-N-acetylgalactosaminide alpha-2,6-sialyltransferase 6 isoform X5: MACPRPLSQCDPTSLPPGPPAGRRPLPLSRRRREMSSSKEQRSAVFVILFALITILILYSSNSANEVFHYGSLRGRTRRPVNLKTWSISDGYVPILGNKTLPSRCHQCVIVTSSSHLLGTKLGPEIERAECTIRMNDAPTTGYSADVGNKTTFRVVAHSSVFRVLRRPQEFVNRTPETAFIFWGPPNKMQKPQGSLVRVIQRAGLVFPNMEAYAVSPGRMRQFDDLFRGETGKDREKSHSWLSTGWFTMVIAVELCDHVHVYGMVPPDYCSQRPRLQRMPYHYYEPKGPDECVTYIQNEHSRKGNHHRFITEKRVFSSWAQLYGITFSHPSWT; this comes from the exons atGGCTTGCCCGAGGCCCCTCAGCCA GTGTGACCCCACATCCCTGCCCCCTGGGCCACCTGCAGGACGCcggcccctgcccctcagcagACGCCGGAGAGAGATGAGTAGCAGCAAA gaGCAGCGGTCAGCAGTGTTCGTGATCCTCTTTGCCCTCATCACCATCCTCATCCTCTACAGCTCCAACAGTGCCAATGAGGTCTTCCATTACGGCTCCCTGCGAGGCCGCACCCGCAGGCCTGTCAACCTCAAGACATGGAGCATCAGCGACGGCTACGTCCCAATTCTTGGCAACAAG ACGCTGCCCTCCCGGTGCCACCAGTGTGTGATTGTCACCAGCTCTAGCCACCTGCTGGGAACCAAGCTGGGCCCTGAGATCGAGCGAGCCGAGTGCACAATCCGCATGAACGACGCGCCCACCACAGGCTATTCAGCCGACGTAGGCAACAAGACCACATTCCGTGTGGTAGCCCATTCCAGCGTATTCCGTGTGCTGCGGAGGCCCCAGGAATTCGTCAACCGGACCCCCGAAACTGCGTTCATCTTTTGGGGCCCCCCAAACAAGATGCAGAAGCCCCAGGGCAGCCTTGTGCGTGTCATCCAGCGGGCAGGCCTGGTGTTCCCCAACATGGAGGCCTATGCCGTCTCTCCCGGCCGCATGCGCCAATTTGACGACCTCTTCCGGGGTGAGACGGGCAAGGACAG GGAAAAGTCCCATTCGTGGTTGAGCACCGGCTGGTTCACCATGGTGATTGCAGTGGAGCTGTGTGACCACGTGCACGTCTATGGCATGGTCCCCCCTGACTACTGCAg ccAGCGGCCCCGTCTGCAACGCATGCCCTACCACTACTATGAGCCCAAGGGACCGGATGAGTGTGTCACCTACATCCAGAATGAGCACAGCCGCAAGGGCAACCACCACCGCTTCATCACGGAGAAGAGGGTCTTCTCATCCTGGGCCCAGCTGTATGGAATCACTTTCTCCCACCCCTCGTGGACCTAG
- the ST6GALNAC4 gene encoding alpha-N-acetyl-neuraminyl-2,3-beta-galactosyl-1,3-N-acetyl-galactosaminide alpha-2,6-sialyltransferase isoform X2, giving the protein MKAPGRLLLVILCSSGFSAAYILLCCWACLSFCLAPCLDPHPSTNSRPTVPGPLHFSGYSSVPDGKPLVREPCRSCAVVSSSGQMLGSGLGAEIDSAECVLRMNQAPTVGFEADVGRRSTLRVVSHTSVPLLLRNYSHYFQHARDTLYVVWGQGRHMDRALGGRTYRTLLQLTKMYPGLQVYTFTERMMAYCDQVFQDETGKNRRQSGSFLSTGWFTMILALELCEEIVVYGMVSDSYCREESHPSVPYHYFEKGRLDECQMYLAHERAPRSAHRFITEKAVFSRWAKKRPIVFAHPSWRTQ; this is encoded by the exons ATGAAGGCTCCG GGTCGGCTCCTGCTTGTCATCCTGTGCTCCTCGGGCTTCTCGGCTGCCTACATCCTGCTGTGCTGCTGGGCCTGCCTGTCCTTCTGCCTGGCCCCCTGCCTGGACCCCCACCCGTCCACCAACTCCAGGCCCACTGTGCCAGGGCCCCTGCACTTCAGCGGATATAGCAGCGTGCCAGATGGGAAG ccGCTGGTCCGAGAACCATGCCGTAGCTGTGCCGTGGTGTCCAGCTCCGGCCAGATGCTGGGCTCGGGCCTGGGCGCGGAGATCGACAGTGCCGAGTGCGTGCTGCGCATGAACCAGGCACCCACCGTGGGCTTTGAGGCGGACGTGGGCCGGCGCAGCACCCTACGCGTGGTCTCGCACACGAGTGTGCCCCTGCTGCTGCGCAACTACTCCCACTACTTCCAGCACGCCCGTGACACGCTCTACGTGGTGTGGGGCCAGGGCAGGCACATGGACCGGGCGCTGGGCGGCCGTACCTACCGCACACTGCTACAGCTCACGAAGATGTACCCGGGCCTGCAGGTTTATACCTTCACGGAGCGCATGATGGCCTACTGCGACCAGGTCTTCCAGGATGAGACGGGCAAGAACCG GAGACAGTCCGGCTCCTTCCTCAGCACCGGCTGGTTCACCATGATCCTCGCCCTGGAGCTGTGCGAGGAGATCGTGGTCTACGGAATGGTCAGCGACAGCTACTGCAG GGAGGAGAGCCACCCCTCGGTGCCTTACCACTACTTTGAGAAGGGCCGGCTGGACGAATGTCAGATGTACCTGGCCCACGAGCGGGCGCCCCGCAGCGCCCACCGCTTCATCACTGAGAAGGCCGTGTTCTCCCGCTGGGCCAAGAAGAGGCCCATTGTGTTTGCCCACCCATCGTGGAGGACCCAGTAG
- the ST6GALNAC4 gene encoding alpha-N-acetyl-neuraminyl-2,3-beta-galactosyl-1,3-N-acetyl-galactosaminide alpha-2,6-sialyltransferase isoform X1, translated as MKAPGRLLLVILCSSGFSAAYILLCCWACLSFCLAPCLDPHPSTNSRPTVPGPLHFSGYSSVPDGKPLVREPCRSCAVVSSSGQMLGSGLGAEIDSAECVLRMNQAPTVGFEADVGRRSTLRVVSHTSVPLLLRNYSHYFQHARDTLYVVWGQGRHMDRALGGRTYRTLLQLTKMYPGLQVYTFTERMMAYCDQVFQDETGKNRRQSGSFLSTGWFTMILALELCEEIVVYGMVSDSYCRVRLQPRSGQLARARARVKPWPVGSVGCPAPPLSVLTFPGTRHGGAPAGSPWEESHPSVPYHYFEKGRLDECQMYLAHERAPRSAHRFITEKAVFSRWAKKRPIVFAHPSWRTQ; from the exons ATGAAGGCTCCG GGTCGGCTCCTGCTTGTCATCCTGTGCTCCTCGGGCTTCTCGGCTGCCTACATCCTGCTGTGCTGCTGGGCCTGCCTGTCCTTCTGCCTGGCCCCCTGCCTGGACCCCCACCCGTCCACCAACTCCAGGCCCACTGTGCCAGGGCCCCTGCACTTCAGCGGATATAGCAGCGTGCCAGATGGGAAG ccGCTGGTCCGAGAACCATGCCGTAGCTGTGCCGTGGTGTCCAGCTCCGGCCAGATGCTGGGCTCGGGCCTGGGCGCGGAGATCGACAGTGCCGAGTGCGTGCTGCGCATGAACCAGGCACCCACCGTGGGCTTTGAGGCGGACGTGGGCCGGCGCAGCACCCTACGCGTGGTCTCGCACACGAGTGTGCCCCTGCTGCTGCGCAACTACTCCCACTACTTCCAGCACGCCCGTGACACGCTCTACGTGGTGTGGGGCCAGGGCAGGCACATGGACCGGGCGCTGGGCGGCCGTACCTACCGCACACTGCTACAGCTCACGAAGATGTACCCGGGCCTGCAGGTTTATACCTTCACGGAGCGCATGATGGCCTACTGCGACCAGGTCTTCCAGGATGAGACGGGCAAGAACCG GAGACAGTCCGGCTCCTTCCTCAGCACCGGCTGGTTCACCATGATCCTCGCCCTGGAGCTGTGCGAGGAGATCGTGGTCTACGGAATGGTCAGCGACAGCTACTGCAG AGTACGTCTCCAGCCCAGAAGCGGCCAGCTTGCAAGAGCCAGAGCCAGGGTCAAACCCTGGCCCGTGGGATCCGTGGGCTGCCCTGCGCCTCCCCTGTCTGTCCTGACCTTCCCCGGGACCAGGCATGGGGGTGCTCCGGCGGGGAGTCCCTG GGAGGAGAGCCACCCCTCGGTGCCTTACCACTACTTTGAGAAGGGCCGGCTGGACGAATGTCAGATGTACCTGGCCCACGAGCGGGCGCCCCGCAGCGCCCACCGCTTCATCACTGAGAAGGCCGTGTTCTCCCGCTGGGCCAAGAAGAGGCCCATTGTGTTTGCCCACCCATCGTGGAGGACCCAGTAG